The following DNA comes from Amycolatopsis albispora.
AGGGTTTCGAGCGTCGCCAATTCCTCGGCATGGGCGTCCAGTATCGTCGCGATGTCGAGCAGAACATGCCCGCGGGCTGCCGCGCTCATCGCTCGCCATTCTCCGAAGGCCGACTGCGCCGAGGCGACCGCCTCGTCGACGTCGGGCTTCCCGCCGGCCGCAATGCTGGTCAACGTCGCACCGGTCGCGGGGTCCTGAGTCGTGATCTGGCCGTTCCCGGTCGCACTTCGCTGCTCCGCACCGACCACGATGCTGTCCGAAGCCCTGCCGAGAAATCGCTGGACGGATTCCGGAACGTCAACGGTCATTGTTGTCATCGTCAACTGCCTTTCTCTCCTCCGGACGGTGCCGGCTGCACGCGACGCCGCCCATCCGCAGATCCGCCAATCAACTCGCCAAGACGACGAATCGCCCGATACTGCAGAGCACGCGCCGCACCGGGTTCGCGGTCCAGTATTCTCGCGGTCTCGTTGACCGAAAGATCGCAGAAGAACCGCAGCACAAGACACGTCCGCTGGTCATCGGCGAGTAATCCCAGGCACCGGATCAGTTCCGCTCGCGCGATCCCGAGAATGACGAGCTCCTCCGGCGTCTCGTGACCGGAGGCGTCCGGAAGCTCGTCGACCGTGACCTCATGCCGCACGGACCCGGACTTCGTGTGGTCGAAGATGATATTGCGGGCGATGGTGAGGAACCACGCGCCCGCATCTCGTCCCCGGTACTCCAGCGAGTTGATTGCCCGCAGCGCCCGCGCGAACGTCTCGCTGGTGACGTCCTCGGCTAGGTGCCGATCGCGGACACGGGATAGGGCAAAGCGGTGAACGCTGGTCGCGAATCTGTCGTACAGCACGGCATACGCCGACGCGTCTCCTCGTTGAGCCGCACGAACAAGCACCCAGTTGTCAGCGGACAGGTCCACGACATCACCGCCGGCCTGTCCGTCATCGGCGGCGCTGCGTGCTCCTCGTTGAGCCACAGCGGTTGAGCCCACACTCACTCCTCGTGATGCGGCATCGCGATCGCGACGCACCTTCGACCTTGACTAGTCCTCCTTGGGAGGGAGCGTTTTCACGAACTCGGTGTCGGGTATCGGGGTATCCACTTTGGTCGATCCTCCCGGTGACCCGATCCCCGTAAACGCCTGCTGCGCCGACTCCTGGAATGGTTTCCATTCCTCGTCAACGTGTTGTGCGGGACGGATGGCCTCTACTGGGCATACCGGCTCGCAGGCCGCGCAGTCGATGCATTCCGTCGGGTGGATGTACAGCATCCGTTCGCCCTCGTAGATGCAATCGACCGGGCATTCCTCGATGCACGTCATGTCCTTGACGTCGACACACGGCTCGCCGATCACG
Coding sequences within:
- a CDS encoding sigma-70 family RNA polymerase sigma factor; translation: MDLSADNWVLVRAAQRGDASAYAVLYDRFATSVHRFALSRVRDRHLAEDVTSETFARALRAINSLEYRGRDAGAWFLTIARNIIFDHTKSGSVRHEVTVDELPDASGHETPEELVILGIARAELIRCLGLLADDQRTCLVLRFFCDLSVNETARILDREPGAARALQYRAIRRLGELIGGSADGRRRVQPAPSGGEKGS
- the fdxA gene encoding ferredoxin, yielding MAFVIGEPCVDVKDMTCIEECPVDCIYEGERMLYIHPTECIDCAACEPVCPVEAIRPAQHVDEEWKPFQESAQQAFTGIGSPGGSTKVDTPIPDTEFVKTLPPKED